ATTTTCAGCGGCAACAGGATTGTACGCGCCAACCAGCTTTTGCATATATCCGCGGTAGTTGCTTGTCCGGCGAAGGTAATCGGCAAACCTCCCGACCGGAAGATTAACTATCGTATACAGATTGTTAAAATGGAGATCGTGCCTTTTTAAAAGCTCGCGCTTGAAATCGATCTCCAGCGCTCCTTGAGGGGGAGGGAAAAACGCTCCCGCCGGATTGAATACCAGATTTAGAAGAAGGCCCGTCCCCTCTTTCCCGTACCCTAGTCCGTTCAGTATACGAATTGCTTCAACGGATCTGTCAAACACCCCTTTACCCCGTACGGCGTCTGTCTCTTCCTTTCTGAAGTACGGAAGCGATGCGACTACCTCGACACTGTTGTGCTTGAAAAATTCCGGAAGATCGCCATATCCATCTTCGAAAAGAATTGTCAGGTTGCATCTTGAGAGTATCTTCTTCCCCATTCCGGCCACAACCTCGACGAACTCGCGGTACCTCGGATGCATCTCCGGCGCCCCCCCGGTTATATCGACAACCGGGATATCGCTCCTTTTTAAAATATCGATACAGATATCCATGACGTCATCCGGCATCATCTCTTCACGGATGGGAGAGGCCTCCACATGGCAATGCTTGCATGCCTGGTTGCATCTCTTCCCAAGGTTGATTTGAAAGGTTGTAATACCGTACGCTTTGAGCGGATAGAGTCCGCTCCCCTTCAACGCATCCCCGAAAGATGGGATATCCTTTTCAGTATCCATTTTCCCTGCTCCGCATTATTCCATGCTGATCTTGCCGGTTGTGTTGCGCATCTGCACGCCATGCACCAGTGATGCCCCTCCGCGGATAGCGACCGCGACATGTATCGCCTCTGTCATCTGCTCCCTGTTGGAACCCTTTTCAAGCGCGTCGCTGGAATAGGCATCGATACAGTAGGGACACTGCACAGCATGGGCAACAGCAAGAGCGATAAGCGACTTCTCTCTGGCGGTCAGCGCCCCTTCCTGAAAAACTTTTCCATAATACGCAAAAAATGCCTTCCCCAGCTCAGGCGCGTCCTTTGCCATGTCCGGAAACTTTGCCAGATCGGCCGGGTTGTAATATGTATCCACTCTAAAAAACCCTCCAAAAATAAATAATTGCGACACCC
The Nitrospinota bacterium genome window above contains:
- the arsS gene encoding arsenosugar biosynthesis radical SAM protein ArsS (Some members of this family are selenoproteins.), which produces MDTEKDIPSFGDALKGSGLYPLKAYGITTFQINLGKRCNQACKHCHVEASPIREEMMPDDVMDICIDILKRSDIPVVDITGGAPEMHPRYREFVEVVAGMGKKILSRCNLTILFEDGYGDLPEFFKHNSVEVVASLPYFRKEETDAVRGKGVFDRSVEAIRILNGLGYGKEGTGLLLNLVFNPAGAFFPPPQGALEIDFKRELLKRHDLHFNNLYTIVNLPVGRFADYLRRTSNYRGYMQKLVGAYNPVAAENVMCRSMVSVGWDGNIYDCDFNQMLGIPVNHGAPSRIGAFDMDVLKQREIMVGPHCYGCTAGSGSSCGGATA
- a CDS encoding arsenosugar biosynthesis-associated peroxidase-like protein; the encoded protein is MDTYYNPADLAKFPDMAKDAPELGKAFFAYYGKVFQEGALTAREKSLIALAVAHAVQCPYCIDAYSSDALEKGSNREQMTEAIHVAVAIRGGASLVHGVQMRNTTGKISME